The following proteins are co-located in the Chryseobacterium daecheongense genome:
- the traN gene encoding conjugative transposon protein TraN: MNTQKSHYILIMLLLLLVSKAFGQDSVTTYISLEQAKLEPFRINVTYNKTSHLIFPSSIRYVDLGSDLLVANKAEPIGNVLRVKSAVRDFEEETNFSVITEDGKFYSFDASYSSYPEILSYDLVKLQRGMERQDADVLFEDLKGSSTSFTWLIMENLYRKSNRTIKHIVSKSYGIEFSVRALHVNDSKFYFTLQVKNQSNVGYAIEWVNFKIVDKKNLKRTVVQDKILEQVRTYFPERIIADHSDSKGIYMLDQFTLIKDQVLEIEILEKNGGRHLKVQLENEDLVHARLINSLTIKTE; the protein is encoded by the coding sequence ATGAATACACAAAAGAGTCATTATATTCTCATTATGCTATTACTTCTATTAGTAAGCAAGGCATTTGGGCAGGATTCTGTGACAACTTATATTTCCTTGGAACAGGCAAAATTAGAGCCTTTCCGGATTAACGTCACCTACAATAAAACAAGTCATCTGATATTCCCCTCATCAATACGATATGTTGACCTGGGAAGTGATCTCTTGGTTGCTAATAAGGCAGAGCCTATAGGAAACGTTCTTCGGGTTAAGTCAGCTGTCAGGGATTTTGAAGAGGAAACTAATTTTTCGGTCATTACTGAAGATGGAAAATTTTACAGTTTTGATGCATCCTACAGTTCTTATCCGGAAATACTCAGCTATGATTTAGTAAAACTTCAGAGAGGTATGGAGAGACAGGATGCTGATGTATTATTTGAAGATCTTAAAGGAAGCTCAACATCTTTCACTTGGCTCATTATGGAAAATCTTTACAGGAAAAGCAACAGAACTATTAAACATATTGTTTCAAAAAGCTATGGAATTGAGTTTTCAGTCAGAGCACTGCACGTTAATGACAGCAAGTTTTATTTCACATTGCAGGTTAAGAATCAAAGTAATGTGGGGTATGCTATTGAATGGGTCAATTTTAAAATTGTCGATAAAAAGAACTTAAAGCGAACGGTCGTTCAGGATAAGATTTTAGAGCAGGTTCGTACCTATTTCCCGGAAAGGATAATAGCTGATCATTCAGACAGTAAAGGGATTTATATGCTTGATCAGTTTACACTCATAAAAGATCAGGTTTTGGAGATTGAAATTCTGGAAAAGAATGGGGGAAGGCATCTGAAAGTACAGCTTGAAAATGAAGATCTTGTTCATGCAAGATTGATAAACAGTTTAACCATTAAAACGGAGTAA
- a CDS encoding conjugal transfer protein TraO, whose amino-acid sequence MHKIFLTVIFMMIMGSKIFAQQMIPKQIGVEFTYSVFPKSPEKQNYVFSTGLVSYSKNGNYFFGLTEFSRKYYKYTSCDIPIDTFLLSGGYSFYLWGDFMRNVNLNLGIGGLVGYEQVNRGNELLYDGSMLTATDNFIYGSNGKLSVESYLTEHLVFLVNGQLRFLKNRQMANFHSLLGVGIRYNF is encoded by the coding sequence ATGCACAAAATATTTTTAACAGTCATCTTCATGATGATAATGGGTAGCAAAATATTTGCTCAACAGATGATTCCTAAGCAAATTGGTGTTGAATTTACCTATTCGGTATTTCCAAAATCTCCAGAAAAGCAAAATTATGTGTTTAGTACGGGGCTTGTTTCTTACTCGAAGAATGGTAATTACTTCTTTGGACTAACAGAATTTAGCAGAAAATATTATAAATACACTAGCTGCGATATTCCGATAGATACATTCCTGCTGAGTGGTGGTTACAGTTTTTATCTATGGGGAGACTTCATGCGAAATGTCAATCTTAATCTGGGAATTGGAGGTCTTGTTGGTTATGAACAGGTTAATAGAGGCAATGAATTGCTATATGACGGTTCAATGTTAACAGCAACGGATAATTTTATTTACGGATCAAATGGTAAGCTATCTGTTGAAAGCTATCTGACCGAGCATTTAGTTTTTCTGGTCAACGGGCAACTTCGCTTTTTGAAAAATAGGCAAATGGCTAATTTTCACTCTCTGCTGGGGGTTGGAATAAGATATAATTTCTAA
- a CDS encoding DUF3872 domain-containing protein has translation MKNIINTAKIQLKCFLLLFVIGLFVQSCEKDDLEIQQNYPFKVSVMPVPKDIAKDEYVEIRIKILPEGNFADTKYYLRYFQFEGTGKLQYYNTQPYFPNDIYPLYEKEFRLYYTSTSEVSQSFTVWLSDSFGNENKIEFQFNNKKLDG, from the coding sequence ATGAAAAATATAATTAATACAGCTAAAATACAATTAAAGTGTTTCTTGCTACTATTTGTGATTGGACTATTTGTACAATCATGTGAGAAAGATGATTTGGAAATTCAGCAGAACTATCCTTTTAAGGTGTCGGTTATGCCGGTTCCCAAGGATATAGCTAAAGACGAGTATGTAGAGATTCGTATCAAAATTCTTCCTGAAGGTAATTTTGCTGACACCAAATATTATCTTCGATATTTTCAGTTTGAGGGAACAGGAAAGCTACAGTATTATAACACTCAACCCTATTTTCCCAATGATATTTATCCTCTGTATGAGAAAGAGTTCAGATTGTATTATACTTCAACCTCTGAAGTTTCACAATCATTTACGGTATGGCTATCAGACAGTTTTGGAAATGAGAATAAAATTGAATTTCAATTCAACAACAAAAAGTTAGACGGATAA
- a CDS encoding JAB domain-containing protein: protein MKYNIVNEIKLIYTRKGNAEKKILNSQDATDIFREHFDADQIDYRESFYSMYMNRANKVLGIQKISESGITSSLVDIRIIMQGALLCNAVSFIIAHNHPSGNLKPSREDIGITQKIKQAGQLLNIKLLDHCIITSIDSFSFSDEGIL from the coding sequence ATGAAATATAATATAGTAAATGAGATCAAATTGATCTACACAAGAAAAGGAAATGCTGAAAAAAAAATACTGAACTCCCAGGATGCTACAGATATTTTCAGGGAACATTTTGATGCAGATCAGATCGACTACAGAGAGTCATTTTACTCAATGTATATGAATCGGGCTAACAAGGTCTTAGGAATACAAAAAATATCAGAATCTGGAATTACCTCTTCTCTTGTTGACATCAGAATCATCATGCAGGGAGCTCTATTATGTAATGCCGTATCATTTATTATAGCCCATAACCATCCTTCCGGAAACCTTAAACCTTCTCGCGAAGACATAGGCATCACACAAAAAATAAAGCAGGCTGGACAATTATTAAATATTAAACTGCTTGATCATTGTATAATAACTTCAATAGACTCCTTCTCTTTCTCCGATGAAGGTATTTTATAA